In Methanosphaera sp. ISO3-F5, a genomic segment contains:
- a CDS encoding Ig-like domain repeat protein, whose amino-acid sequence MKNNKILLILCLIILIFSLNALSATTENNTNTKKAEKIYEHDNHKQAQEDIYVNINSQSSTEDGSKSNPYKTINKENLEKITPYSTLHVAKGKYTLGSVNITKDITIIGENREDVIFTSNGESSMFTLPLGRTLKLNNITIKDHTSTGNAAITNNGNLILTNILFQNNTGTMGGSISNNGNLQVNNTVFMENTASFGSAIYNKANLTIKNSTFNDNHIYNVGGAIYSTNGTMEVTDSYFSNNRAVSGAAIYNAFGYLEVNNTKFIENDAEHFFGGAIYSTGITRAYNSLFDNNQANKDGGAITTTSNFTIINCTFNENFAKENGGAIENVPWTDKENGNLTIINSTFTENAATLGGAIINYGKIEHTGIPATVTARGCVFDSNTADKGGVIYSQQYVNIQNSVFKDNTADEYDVIYVNDSEYVISLDNNWWSTNNPRESEIGFMPSVWVVMKFTNKTSLYVNKTSTVSVSLNTLNDGSMIKTTLPPRKVIFNAINSTFKENNMTIKGSIENVVEQKDDNITAQIDNQILTLQPVNAPKPTILTINTNKQAYYKDNIKVTGKFMDINKKPLINTLLKLTINNKTRNVKTNNKGIYTYNLKALTTGINNVSISYHGNNKYEANKTSTQFKVNKKNIKITLNTIKTVNYKDNITIKGKFTDTSNHPLQNSNIQLKINNKNVIIKTNNKGIFNYTFKAIKTGKNSVTATYNGNKYYMKNTTSTTFTVTKKQVQIILNSIKTVNFKEKTRISGKFMDKNNHTLTNTIIKLNISGKIINVKTDKKGIFTYNYKTNKTGTNTVTAVFKGNNNYSKFSITRKFNVKKQDLKITVNKIVKTKLGQNVKISGKLTDKNAHALQNTLIKIKVNNKNYLAKTNRYGIFNCNIKTSRAGLNNLTVSHNGNINYNKYVLDTVFRVSV is encoded by the coding sequence TTGAAAAACAATAAAATACTGCTAATTTTATGCTTAATCATATTAATTTTCTCATTAAACGCATTATCTGCAACAACAGAAAACAATACAAACACTAAAAAAGCTGAGAAAATATATGAACATGACAATCATAAACAAGCACAAGAAGATATATATGTTAACATTAACTCACAAAGTTCAACAGAAGATGGAAGCAAAAGCAACCCATACAAAACAATCAACAAAGAAAATTTAGAAAAAATAACACCATATTCAACATTACATGTTGCAAAAGGAAAATACACATTAGGCTCGGTAAATATTACAAAAGACATTACAATAATCGGTGAGAACAGGGAAGATGTAATATTCACATCAAATGGTGAATCAAGCATGTTCACATTACCATTAGGTCGTACTTTAAAACTGAACAATATCACAATAAAAGATCATACCTCCACGGGTAATGCTGCAATAACAAACAATGGAAACCTCATCCTAACAAACATATTATTCCAGAACAATACTGGAACAATGGGCGGTTCCATAAGTAACAACGGAAATTTACAAGTTAATAATACAGTATTCATGGAAAACACTGCATCCTTCGGATCAGCAATATACAATAAGGCCAATCTAACAATAAAAAACTCCACATTCAATGATAATCATATATATAATGTTGGAGGGGCTATTTACAGTACAAATGGTACAATGGAAGTAACAGACTCATACTTTTCAAATAACCGTGCAGTAAGTGGAGCAGCAATATACAATGCATTCGGGTACCTGGAAGTAAACAACACAAAATTCATAGAAAATGATGCAGAACACTTCTTTGGAGGTGCAATATACTCCACTGGTATAACACGGGCATATAATTCCTTATTTGATAATAATCAGGCAAATAAGGATGGAGGTGCAATAACTACCACAAGCAATTTCACCATAATCAACTGCACATTCAATGAAAACTTTGCAAAAGAAAATGGTGGGGCAATAGAAAACGTACCATGGACAGATAAGGAAAACGGTAACCTGACAATAATTAATTCCACGTTCACAGAAAATGCTGCAACACTGGGTGGGGCAATAATAAACTATGGAAAAATAGAACATACTGGAATACCTGCAACAGTTACTGCAAGGGGTTGTGTCTTTGATTCAAACACTGCCGACAAGGGTGGAGTCATATACTCCCAACAGTATGTGAACATACAAAACAGTGTATTCAAGGATAATACTGCAGATGAGTATGATGTTATCTATGTGAATGATTCAGAGTATGTGATATCACTGGATAATAACTGGTGGTCAACAAACAATCCACGTGAATCTGAGATTGGATTCATGCCATCAGTGTGGGTTGTAATGAAATTCACTAACAAAACAAGCTTATATGTTAATAAAACATCTACAGTCAGTGTATCATTAAACACATTAAATGATGGAAGTATGATTAAAACAACATTGCCACCAAGAAAAGTTATATTTAATGCTATAAACTCAACATTTAAAGAAAACAATATGACAATAAAGGGTAGCATAGAAAATGTTGTAGAACAAAAAGATGATAATATAACCGCACAAATAGATAACCAAATACTGACACTACAACCAGTAAATGCACCAAAACCAACAATACTAACAATCAACACAAACAAACAAGCCTATTACAAGGACAATATTAAAGTTACCGGAAAATTCATGGACATTAATAAAAAACCATTAATCAACACTCTACTAAAACTAACAATAAATAACAAAACTAGAAATGTTAAAACAAACAACAAAGGAATATACACTTATAACCTTAAAGCACTAACAACAGGAATCAACAATGTAAGCATAAGTTATCATGGAAACAATAAATACGAAGCAAACAAGACAAGCACACAATTCAAAGTAAATAAGAAGAACATAAAAATAACATTAAACACTATAAAAACAGTAAACTACAAGGACAACATTACAATCAAGGGAAAATTCACAGACACATCCAACCACCCATTACAAAACAGCAACATACAACTAAAAATCAACAACAAAAACGTAATAATAAAAACAAACAACAAAGGAATATTCAATTACACATTCAAAGCCATAAAAACAGGAAAAAACAGTGTAACCGCCACTTATAATGGAAACAAGTATTATATGAAAAACACTACAAGCACAACATTCACAGTAACAAAAAAACAGGTACAAATAATATTAAACTCAATAAAAACAGTGAATTTCAAGGAAAAAACCAGGATCTCCGGAAAATTCATGGACAAAAATAATCATACACTAACTAATACAATTATTAAGCTCAACATATCCGGTAAAATAATAAACGTGAAAACCGATAAAAAAGGAATATTCACCTATAATTATAAAACAAACAAAACCGGCACTAATACTGTAACAGCCGTTTTCAAAGGAAATAATAATTACTCAAAGTTTAGTATAACAAGAAAGTTCAACGTTAAAAAACAGGATCTTAAAATAACAGTTAATAAGATTGTGAAAACTAAACTTGGACAAAATGTTAAAATCAGTGGAAAACTAACCGATAAAAATGCTCATGCATTACAAAACACTTTGATTAAAATTAAAGTTAACAACAAGAATTATCTTGCTAAAACAAACAGGTATGGAATATTTAACTGTAACATCAAAACTAGTAGGGCTGGTTTGAATAATTTAACAGTCAGTCATAACGGTAATATTAATTATAATAAATATGTTTTAGATACGGTTTTCAGAGTATCAGTTTAA
- a CDS encoding Ig-like domain repeat protein: MNKNMKTIFLFTTLLILLIGVGCISAADITDDSTTDTIKKTTTEPKSIEKNVINKASNSKTITKTAPATEYNITESTYSTYFDKDSVIKTSAVKNDSKIKLAGDFKNKDFIFDNVKLTVTGTGTLYNTSIITQNSAKIVFDGLKIVNTNKNAQAVLFESEGNTLQNSNITVTDNKALHAIEITGNKNTISNINAKVTAPSADVVYDANYVGYPQTSAIQISSNDNIIANSNVSFDGSQKTGYYPSADGIDIQSPNGTVTIRNNTITNTQVTVKGPMYVYGVNVGRANRTTLENITVKADSDYYSNGVQLFDAYDTVISGVINSTAKNESYGVYSTAMGIGTSKQTTLRELNMTVNGEKATGTLMEGTSDITIVSSNFAVKGKTATAVNVHVDWMGNKPSNINIRDNTFDIEGTDNNNVLYFGLCDNVEVTQNKIMSTAGSEIFLNKTTNGKVTFNDIGIGNKYIGDNGAKSTENDTEIRQNNGLYLLTDNNYSNFFNNESVFIAKPYTTNTVVAQGDFKNKDFIFDDRVLVKFETKGKSTFYNASFITQNNATLMTSGINIDNTNKNAPAVLFETDNNMLSNSVIKIVDNKALHGVEITGNRNTLTNITVNVTAPSADVVYDASFVGQPQTSAILIASNRNTISDSKVYFDGSQKTGSYPSADGIDIQSPNGTTTINNNAITNTEVTVKGPVYVYGINVGRAKTTKLTNVTVKVDSDYYSNGVQLFDADGMSITGVIISTAKTEAYGVYSTAMGTGSSKDITITTSNMTVNAPLATGALMEGSSNIIIADSNIKVTGNSTTAVNAHIDWMGNAPQNVNIINNNMTLNGKANNNVLYFGAANNVTIFQNNIISTKGAEINFNKTTKGNVKNNFIKIGSKIFGDNAVKTTEKDTVVKNNSPYITQVKLNKIAAVKYGNNVTISGTFVATNGKSLANTKLKLNLNGKTVTVKTGKGGVFTYTTKATKVGTNNVTVSYAGNNNYGKVTNKTTFKVVKRNLKITLNKIANVAYKNSVTIKGTFADANGKGIANTNLKLNLNGKTVNVKTGKGGVFTYTTKATKVGTNNVTVSYAGNANYKKVSQKTTFKVVKRSLKLTVSKISAVKYKDTVTITGKLTDANGKVVMNTFVKVKVNSKTYSVKTNNKGVYTLKIKATTMGTNKVTVSYAGNKNYNKASANTTFKVTKQGVIATISSVKVSKGKVTVTGKLTDSNKKVLMNSLAKVTINGKVTNVKTNNKGVYTYTKAVKGTVKVSVSYAGNKNYSAAAGQSITVSA; encoded by the coding sequence ATGAATAAAAATATGAAAACAATTTTCCTATTTACAACATTATTAATCTTACTAATAGGAGTAGGTTGTATTTCAGCAGCTGACATCACAGATGACAGTACAACAGACACAATAAAGAAAACAACAACCGAACCTAAAAGTATAGAAAAAAATGTTATAAATAAGGCAAGTAATAGTAAAACTATTACTAAAACTGCACCAGCAACAGAATATAATATAACCGAATCAACATATTCAACATATTTTGATAAAGATTCTGTGATAAAAACCAGTGCAGTAAAAAATGACAGTAAAATCAAATTAGCCGGAGACTTTAAAAACAAAGACTTCATATTTGATAATGTTAAACTAACAGTAACTGGTACTGGAACATTATACAACACCAGCATCATAACACAAAACAGTGCAAAAATAGTGTTTGATGGATTAAAAATTGTTAACACAAACAAGAATGCTCAAGCAGTATTATTTGAAAGTGAAGGCAACACACTCCAAAACTCAAACATAACCGTAACCGATAATAAAGCATTACATGCTATTGAAATAACAGGTAACAAAAATACCATATCCAACATTAATGCTAAAGTAACAGCACCTAGTGCAGATGTAGTATACGATGCAAACTACGTAGGATACCCACAAACATCAGCAATACAAATCTCATCAAATGACAACATAATTGCAAACTCAAACGTATCATTCGATGGATCACAAAAAACAGGATACTATCCTAGTGCTGATGGAATAGACATACAATCACCTAATGGAACTGTTACAATCCGAAACAACACAATAACTAACACACAAGTTACAGTAAAAGGTCCAATGTATGTTTATGGAGTAAATGTAGGAAGAGCAAATAGAACCACACTAGAAAATATTACTGTTAAAGCTGACTCCGATTACTACAGTAACGGTGTTCAATTATTCGATGCATATGATACAGTCATATCAGGTGTAATTAACAGCACTGCTAAAAATGAATCATACGGTGTATACAGTACCGCAATGGGAATTGGAACTTCAAAACAAACTACTCTTAGAGAACTTAATATGACTGTTAACGGTGAAAAAGCTACTGGTACCTTAATGGAAGGAACAAGTGACATTACAATAGTATCTTCTAACTTTGCTGTCAAAGGTAAAACTGCAACAGCAGTAAATGTACATGTTGACTGGATGGGTAACAAACCATCAAATATCAATATACGAGACAACACATTTGACATCGAAGGTACCGACAACAATAACGTACTCTACTTTGGATTATGTGATAATGTTGAAGTAACTCAAAATAAAATTATGAGTACAGCAGGTTCAGAAATTTTCTTAAACAAAACCACAAACGGTAAAGTTACATTTAACGATATCGGTATAGGAAACAAATATATTGGAGACAACGGTGCTAAATCAACAGAAAATGACACTGAAATTAGACAGAATAATGGATTATATCTCTTAACTGATAATAATTACTCAAACTTCTTTAATAATGAATCAGTATTCATAGCAAAACCATACACTACAAACACAGTTGTAGCACAAGGTGACTTTAAAAATAAAGACTTCATATTTGATGATAGAGTATTAGTTAAATTCGAAACAAAAGGTAAATCAACATTTTACAATGCAAGTTTCATCACCCAGAACAATGCTACACTTATGACTAGTGGAATAAATATCGATAACACTAACAAAAATGCTCCAGCAGTACTATTTGAAACCGACAATAACATGTTATCCAATTCTGTAATTAAGATAGTTGATAACAAAGCATTACATGGTGTTGAAATAACAGGTAACAGAAACACTTTAACAAACATAACTGTTAACGTAACTGCTCCTAGTGCAGATGTAGTATATGATGCAAGCTTTGTAGGACAACCACAAACATCCGCAATACTCATAGCATCAAATAGGAACACAATAAGTGATTCAAAAGTATACTTCGACGGATCACAGAAAACCGGAAGCTATCCTAGTGCTGATGGAATAGACATACAATCACCAAACGGTACAACAACAATTAATAACAACGCTATAACCAACACAGAAGTTACAGTAAAAGGTCCAGTATACGTTTATGGTATTAATGTAGGAAGAGCAAAAACAACCAAACTTACTAATGTAACTGTAAAAGTTGACTCCGATTACTACAGTAACGGTGTTCAATTATTCGATGCAGACGGTATGAGCATAACCGGTGTAATTATCAGTACCGCAAAAACCGAAGCATACGGTGTATACAGTACAGCAATGGGAACCGGAAGCTCAAAAGACATAACCATAACAACCAGTAACATGACAGTTAATGCACCACTTGCTACAGGAGCATTAATGGAAGGATCAAGCAATATCATAATTGCAGACTCAAACATTAAAGTTACAGGTAATTCCACAACAGCAGTAAATGCTCATATTGACTGGATGGGCAATGCACCACAAAATGTGAACATTATAAACAACAACATGACACTTAACGGTAAAGCAAATAACAATGTATTATACTTCGGAGCAGCAAATAATGTTACAATATTCCAAAACAATATTATAAGCACTAAAGGTGCAGAAATAAACTTTAACAAAACAACCAAAGGTAATGTGAAAAACAACTTTATAAAAATTGGTTCAAAGATTTTCGGAGATAATGCAGTTAAAACAACCGAGAAAGACACTGTTGTTAAAAACAACTCACCATACATAACACAAGTTAAACTTAATAAAATAGCAGCTGTTAAATATGGTAATAATGTAACAATTTCTGGTACATTCGTTGCTACTAATGGTAAATCATTAGCTAACACCAAATTAAAACTTAACCTTAACGGTAAAACAGTAACTGTTAAAACAGGTAAAGGTGGAGTATTCACTTACACCACAAAAGCAACAAAAGTTGGAACAAACAACGTAACAGTAAGCTACGCTGGTAACAACAACTATGGTAAAGTTACTAATAAAACAACATTCAAAGTTGTTAAACGAAACTTAAAAATAACCCTTAATAAAATAGCAAATGTTGCTTACAAAAATAGTGTAACAATTAAAGGTACTTTTGCTGATGCTAATGGTAAAGGTATTGCTAACACTAACTTAAAACTTAACCTTAACGGTAAAACAGTTAATGTAAAAACAGGTAAAGGTGGAGTATTCACTTACACCACAAAAGCAACAAAAGTTGGAACAAACAACGTAACAGTAAGCTACGCTGGTAATGCTAACTACAAGAAAGTATCACAAAAAACTACTTTCAAAGTTGTTAAACGAAGCTTAAAACTTACAGTTAGTAAGATTAGTGCTGTTAAATATAAAGATACTGTAACTATTACAGGTAAATTAACTGATGCTAATGGAAAAGTTGTTATGAACACCTTTGTTAAAGTAAAAGTTAACAGTAAAACATACTCAGTTAAAACTAATAATAAAGGTGTTTACACACTAAAAATTAAAGCAACCACTATGGGAACCAACAAGGTTACTGTAAGCTATGCTGGTAACAAAAACTATAATAAGGCTTCTGCTAACACTACATTCAAAGTTACAAAACAGGGCGTTATTGCTACTATAAGCAGTGTTAAAGTAAGTAAAGGTAAAGTTACCGTGACTGGTAAATTAACTGATTCAAATAAGAAAGTTTTAATGAACAGTCTTGCAAAAGTTACTATTAATGGTAAAGTTACTAATGTAAAAACCAACAATAAAGGTGTTTACACTTACACTAAAGCTGTTAAAGGTACAGTGAAAGTTTCAGTAAGCTATGCTGGTAACAAGAATTATAGTGCTGCTGCTGGTCAAAGTATTACTGTAAGTGCTTAG
- a CDS encoding tRNA-dihydrouridine synthase, which yields MNVLSAMAGINDGEYCKRFTDEGVDVITLGGFNLDLETFKAGLENMTNDRKEFITCPHHITEDISGFVDVIRDYNSSWDGLISVNLRASSKDSFKVLYGNDDIDIFEINAHCRQQPMLSAGTGQALLKNTTLLSEILEEVTSNSGKDVGVKIRANVEGVDILKIVELINTYNVKYLHVDAMKEGVPEADYDILNRIASNTSIHIIGNNSVTSREDYEKMIENGASSVSVARAARDGSIKHIFTE from the coding sequence ATGAATGTTTTATCTGCTATGGCTGGAATAAATGATGGTGAATATTGTAAAAGGTTTACTGATGAGGGAGTTGATGTTATAACTTTGGGCGGTTTTAATCTTGACTTGGAGACTTTTAAGGCTGGATTAGAGAATATGACTAATGATCGTAAGGAGTTCATTACTTGTCCTCATCATATTACTGAGGATATTAGTGGTTTTGTTGATGTTATCAGGGATTATAATTCTAGTTGGGATGGTTTGATTAGTGTTAATCTTAGGGCATCTTCTAAGGATTCCTTCAAAGTGTTATATGGTAATGATGATATAGATATCTTTGAGATAAATGCTCATTGTAGACAACAGCCAATGTTAAGTGCAGGAACTGGTCAAGCATTGTTAAAGAATACTACATTACTCTCTGAAATATTGGAGGAAGTTACTAGTAACTCTGGTAAGGATGTTGGAGTAAAAATTAGGGCCAACGTTGAAGGAGTAGACATACTAAAAATTGTTGAACTGATAAACACATACAATGTCAAATACCTCCATGTAGATGCAATGAAAGAAGGTGTTCCAGAAGCTGATTATGACATTCTCAACAGGATTGCATCAAACACGAGCATACACATTATTGGAAACAATTCAGTGACAAGCCGTGAAGACTATGAAAAAATGATAGAAAATGGTGCCAGCAGCGTTTCTGTAGCAAGAGCTGCACGAGACGGTTCTATCAAACACATATTTACAGAATAA
- a CDS encoding GTP cyclohydrolase III — MIQITLIQIDNYGPWTVTPGPRHEPDLQTLQSRLYGDLEREFGARGGIVFFNRFDNLIAVSNGIGEEDHRKIQESIRNRYPITVSMGVAARPTPLEAQKVATEMIQKGGGAQSDKRCEVLNIESLASDDESKVQIAHIDINNITTTLTDVETAYNTSITVYEVLFELMKELKKLGALCFFIGGDNYMAPSNGITRSQLRDALKKVDEKTGVTLKAGVGISKFGGRAADLADLGLEDIRADLTDDSILVFHD, encoded by the coding sequence ATGATACAGATTACGTTGATACAAATTGATAATTACGGGCCATGGACTGTTACGCCAGGGCCAAGGCATGAACCTGATTTACAAACATTACAATCCCGATTATATGGTGATTTAGAAAGGGAATTTGGAGCACGTGGTGGAATCGTATTCTTTAACAGATTTGATAATTTAATTGCTGTAAGTAATGGAATTGGCGAGGAAGACCACCGGAAAATTCAAGAATCAATACGTAACAGATATCCAATAACTGTGAGTATGGGTGTGGCAGCTAGACCTACACCTCTTGAAGCTCAGAAAGTTGCAACAGAGATGATTCAGAAGGGTGGTGGTGCTCAGTCTGATAAGAGATGTGAAGTGCTTAATATTGAGTCATTGGCAAGTGATGATGAATCTAAGGTTCAAATTGCTCATATTGATATTAATAATATTACCACTACTTTAACTGATGTTGAAACAGCTTATAATACTTCTATTACTGTTTATGAGGTGTTGTTTGAGTTAATGAAGGAGCTTAAGAAGTTGGGTGCTTTATGTTTCTTTATTGGTGGAGATAATTATATGGCCCCATCTAATGGTATAACCAGGAGTCAGTTGAGGGATGCTTTGAAGAAGGTTGATGAGAAGACTGGAGTTACTCTTAAGGCTGGTGTTGGCATATCCAAGTTTGGTGGTCGTGCTGCTGATCTTGCAGATCTTGGTCTTGAGGATATTAGGGCTGATCTTACTGATGATTCTATTTTAGTTTTTCATGACTGA
- the cofD gene encoding 2-phospho-L-lactate transferase → MITVFSGGTGTPKLLQGIRSVVPDDELNVVVNTLENDYFSGVYVSADVDTVLYTMCDLINEDCWYGRRDDTFHTHDTLKELGFDEELRIGDKDRALKIQKTLLLRDYSLTDAVKIQCRNLGIKANILPMSDEESNVSIETDMGSMSFHDFLIKEGAQPSVEKVVYDNVQATSEVLSAIEESDHVIIGPSNPVTSINPIISMSGVKDLLESTYVTGVSPIIGCEAFSGPAGKFMRAENVEVSPVGVAKMYSDFLDHYIINTTDDKYKCSIKEFIPEVSVENIILKTLQDKVNLARKILGV, encoded by the coding sequence ATGATTACTGTTTTTAGTGGTGGTACTGGTACTCCTAAGCTTTTACAAGGTATTAGGAGTGTTGTTCCTGACGATGAATTGAATGTTGTTGTCAATACATTGGAAAATGATTATTTTAGCGGGGTTTATGTGTCTGCTGATGTGGATACTGTTTTGTATACTATGTGTGATCTTATTAATGAGGATTGTTGGTATGGTCGGCGTGATGATACATTTCATACTCATGATACTTTGAAGGAGTTGGGTTTTGATGAAGAGTTGCGTATTGGTGATAAGGATCGTGCTTTGAAGATTCAGAAAACTTTGCTTCTGAGGGATTATTCGTTAACTGATGCTGTTAAGATTCAATGTAGGAATTTGGGCATTAAGGCTAATATTTTGCCTATGAGTGATGAGGAATCTAATGTTAGTATTGAAACTGATATGGGCAGTATGTCTTTTCATGATTTTCTTATTAAGGAGGGTGCACAGCCTAGTGTGGAGAAGGTTGTGTATGATAATGTTCAGGCTACGAGTGAAGTGTTAAGTGCTATTGAGGAGTCTGATCATGTTATTATTGGTCCTTCTAATCCTGTTACTTCTATAAATCCTATTATTTCTATGAGTGGAGTGAAGGATTTGCTAGAAAGTACTTATGTTACTGGTGTTTCTCCGATTATAGGTTGTGAAGCATTTAGTGGTCCTGCTGGTAAGTTTATGAGGGCTGAGAATGTTGAGGTTTCACCTGTTGGTGTTGCAAAAATGTATAGTGATTTTCTTGACCATTATATAATAAATACTACGGATGACAAATATAAATGCAGTATAAAAGAATTCATACCAGAAGTATCTGTTGAAAATATTATTCTGAAAACATTGCAGGATAAAGTTAATCTTGCTAGGAAGATACTCGGAGTATAA
- the cofE gene encoding coenzyme F420-0:L-glutamate ligase, translating to MSIEIIGIENFPIIKEDDNLPEIIYDSLLDNGISLVDGDVLVLAETVVSKAEGNIVRISDVVASDKAKVMSDISGKDARQCQIILDNSVDVIRCQKDLIITETPHGFVCANSGIDNSNCEVGFVTPLPVNPDLSARMIKKFLDDKFDVDCKVVISDTQGRAWRVGAIGVAVGVAGLHPVTDFRGCHDLYGQELMSTIEGTGDELASAASLLMGQSDNGICLVLIRGYDSGLSSCGLDDASISEVVRDNEHDAFR from the coding sequence ATGAGTATTGAAATTATAGGTATTGAGAATTTTCCAATTATTAAAGAGGATGACAATCTTCCCGAGATTATTTATGATTCATTATTAGATAATGGTATTTCATTGGTTGATGGTGATGTTCTTGTTTTGGCTGAAACTGTGGTTAGTAAAGCTGAGGGGAATATTGTACGGATTAGTGATGTTGTTGCTAGTGATAAGGCCAAGGTTATGTCTGATATTAGTGGTAAAGATGCTCGACAGTGCCAGATTATATTAGATAATAGTGTGGATGTTATTAGATGTCAGAAGGATCTTATTATTACTGAGACTCCTCATGGTTTTGTTTGTGCTAATAGTGGTATTGATAATAGTAATTGTGAGGTTGGCTTTGTTACTCCTCTGCCTGTTAATCCGGATTTGAGTGCTAGGATGATTAAGAAGTTTTTGGATGATAAGTTTGATGTTGATTGTAAAGTAGTTATCTCTGATACTCAGGGTCGTGCCTGGCGTGTTGGTGCTATTGGTGTTGCGGTTGGTGTAGCTGGTTTACATCCTGTTACTGATTTCAGGGGCTGTCATGATTTGTATGGTCAGGAGCTTATGAGTACTATTGAAGGTACTGGTGATGAGCTTGCCAGTGCTGCTTCGTTGCTTATGGGTCAATCCGACAATGGCATTTGTCTGGTTCTTATCCGCGGTTACGATTCTGGTTTAAGTAGTTGTGGATTAGATGATGCTTCCATTAGTGAAGTTGTCCGGGATAATGAACATGATGCTTTCAGGTAG
- a CDS encoding IMP cyclohydrolase: MYLGRIISIGSNEKGSYAAYRVSSRSFPNRQSAINGEKVAIIPTEGSEGDIYKNPYISYNCIDIIDDICVVTNGSHTDIIAGKIREGMNIRDAIALSLLAMDYEKDDYNTPRIAGAINFEGEGFIGIVRDDGIEIIKVNPGEAYYVSTYEHNSPRKVEYPVNNSQEATDYIFGQGTFEEFTNPVTSCAAFGKTEWEITVKNP; this comes from the coding sequence ATGTATTTAGGAAGAATAATATCAATAGGAAGTAATGAAAAAGGAAGCTATGCAGCATACAGAGTATCCAGCAGATCATTCCCAAACAGACAATCCGCAATAAACGGAGAAAAAGTAGCAATAATCCCAACCGAAGGATCAGAAGGAGACATATACAAAAATCCATACATAAGCTACAACTGCATAGACATAATAGATGACATATGCGTAGTAACCAACGGATCACACACAGACATCATAGCCGGAAAAATCAGAGAAGGAATGAACATACGAGACGCAATAGCACTAAGCTTACTTGCAATGGACTACGAAAAAGATGACTACAACACACCAAGAATAGCAGGAGCAATAAACTTTGAAGGAGAAGGATTTATTGGAATAGTACGTGATGACGGAATAGAAATAATAAAAGTAAATCCTGGAGAAGCATACTATGTATCAACATACGAACACAACAGTCCAAGAAAAGTAGAATACCCTGTAAACAATTCACAAGAAGCAACAGATTACATATTTGGACAAGGAACATTCGAAGAATTCACAAACCCTGTAACAAGTTGTGCAGCATTCGGAAAAACAGAATGGGAAATAACAGTAAAAAATCCATAG
- a CDS encoding biopolymer transporter ExbD yields the protein MSIDTQKFKDKIEHQTPNINLVPLLDVIFTIMIFLLVLLSQHPGETQLDEYSPEQISAKPTSSTGDSEYYLLPLNGLRKVTVNGVDKSSMIRQGSIAVHTRVMDEGQITMDSSTGTITITAPPDLLDVAVKAPVV from the coding sequence ATGTCAATAGATACACAAAAATTTAAAGATAAAATAGAACACCAAACACCGAACATAAACCTAGTACCACTACTAGATGTAATCTTCACAATAATGATATTTCTACTAGTGCTGCTAAGCCAACACCCAGGCGAAACACAACTAGACGAATACTCGCCAGAACAAATATCAGCCAAGCCAACAAGCTCAACAGGAGACTCCGAATACTACTTACTACCATTAAACGGACTAAGAAAAGTAACAGTAAACGGAGTGGACAAATCATCCATGATAAGGCAAGGCTCGATAGCAGTACACACAAGAGTAATGGACGAAGGACAAATAACAATGGACTCATCCACAGGAACAATAACCATAACGGCACCACCAGACCTACTAGATGTAGCCGTAAAAGCACCAGTAGTATAA